The genomic region TCGGCCGGTGTCGGCGCTCTCGTCCGCAGCCCGACCCGGAGGACGACCGGCGAGAGCGAGATGATGAGCAGCACGACGCCGAGCGAGCCGAGCACGCGCGGCCACCCCTGCGGGACGGTCCTGACGAAGGCGGCGATGACGGTGACGGCCAGCGTGACCGCGACCGCCCGGGTCACGAACCACCAGAGCACGAACCATGCCGACAGCGCGAGATGACGCACCCGTTCGCGGTACGGCGCGACGGCGACGGCGACGGCCGCGATGGAGGGCAGAATGCTGAAGACGAACACGCCCGCACCGACCACCACTGGCCTGAGGACCATGGGTAGCTCGTCGAACAGTAGCTGGAGCGAGACGGCGGTACCCACCGCTTGCGCGAGCAACAGGTTCGTCCCGATGGCCGTGGCGTAGCCGATGCGCCGGAGATGGCGCAGTCGCGCCGCAGTCAGGGGGTCTCGTGCCGGCCGTTCGGTGAGCCTCTCGGCCATCGACTGGAAGACGACGTACCAGCCGAGGGCGAACAGCAGGTGGACCAGGACGGCGACGACGAGGGACACTACGATTCCCTTGGCCGTGTGGGGAATTGAACTTTGGCCTCGGTTCGAGGGATGGCGCTACTCGTGGCTCCTCGTGAGATAACCGTGTAACCCGCCCGAGAATGGGTGTGCGAGTACTGCGTCAATCCTCATCCCGTGTTACCATTTCGCGTGTTAACTATACACAATATATAAATAGCCACCCGAACGACGTTACAGTAATCCATGTACGGGGGAATCGTGTTGCAGGCCGGCGGTTCCGACAGCTTCGTTCCGCGAGGGTCACGCGCTGAGATCTTCAGCCAGATCTTCGACGTGTTCGTCGCCCTCGGGGCGCTCGTCGGCGTCGTGGTATTGTCGTACATGCTGTACAACGCGTACAAGTATCGAGACCATGAGGACCGGTCGGACGAGGACGAGTACGACCGGCCGGTTCTCGGTGAGATTCCGACCGGTGGCGGCCACGGCCGCAAACTCCTTCTCTCGTTCAGCCTCAGCGCGGTCATCGTCGTCTCGCTCGTCCTCTGGACCTACGGCGCGCTCCTCTACGTCGAACAGGGCGCAGCCGCGGCCCAGCCCACTCCGGACACTGCGGAGACGATGACCATCGAGGTGACGGGCTACCAGTACGGCTGGAAGTTCACCTACCCGAACGGTGAGCGCGTCGACGGGACGCTCCGGGTCCCGGAAGGGAAGGAGATACGGTTGAAGGTGACATCAGAGGACGTCTTCCACAACTTCGGCATCCCGTCGTTACACGTCAAGACCGACGCCGTTCCGGGCCAGACCACCGTGACGTGGTTCGGGCCGGCCGACGCGGGTGAGTATCAGGCACAGTGTTACGAACTCTGCGGTGCGGGACACTCCTTCATGGTGGCTGACGTCATCGTGATGGAGCAATCCGAATTCGACACGTGGTACGAGAACATGGGCAACGAAAGCACCAGCGACAGTTCGAACAGTAGCAGCGTCACGCAGCCCGCGCTCGACGTGGCTGCCATGGAGGTCCACGCATGAGCGCTGACGAGACACCCGACGACCACCGAGCCGAGGACGCGGTCGACGAGGCCCGCCCAGACGGCGGCCACGAGCCCGACGGCGGAACCCCGGTCGTCGGTGGCGAGTCGCTCCCGCTGGACGTGCCCTCGGGGCACGAATCCGAAGACCACGGTCTCCCACCCCTGTACTCCATCCGACGCTGGTTCGTCACGACGAACCACAAGGACATCGGCATCCTCTACACGGTCACGGCGCTGTTCTTCCTCATCTTCGGTGGCGTACTCGCCCTGTTGATGCGGGCCGAGCTGTGGGCCCCTGGCGCGGACGTGATGCAGGCCAACGCGTACAACCAGGCGGTCTCCGCCCACGGTCTCATCATGGTCTTCTGGTTCCTCTCACCGTTCGCACTCGGGTTCGCGAACTACATCGTCCCGCTGCAGATCGGGGCGGAGGACCTGGCGTTCCCGCGACTGAACGCGGTGTCGTACTGGATGTACCTCGCTTCGGGCGTCCTGATGGGCATCTCGTTCTTCCAGGGCGGCACGTTCGCCGGCGGCTGGACGATGTACGCCCCGCTGAACATGCCGGTATACACACCCGAGGTCGGCGGCACGACCGCCGTCCTCGCGCTGTTACTGTTCGTCGTCGGTGTCACCGTCGGTTCGGTGAACTTCCTGACGACCATCCATCGCATGCGGGCGGAGGGCATGACGCTCCGACGGATGCCGCTGTTCACCTGGAGCATCCTGCTCACCATCTGGATGATGCTCTTCGCGTTCGCGGCCCTGCTCGCTGCACTGATGCTGCTGAGTTCCGACCGCCTGCTCGGGACGACCTACTTCGCGACCAGCAGTCCGAACGGGTCGTTGCTGTGGGCGCACCTGTTCTGGTTCTTCGGCCACCCGGAGGTGTACATCGTCTTCTTCCCGGCGCTGGGAGCGATGGCCGAGATCTTCCAGACGTTCTGTGGTCGGCGCATCGTCGGGCGCAAGTGGTTCATCGGCGCGATGTTGCTCGTGGCGCTCCAGAGCTTCATCGTCTGGATGCACCACATGTTCCTGACCGGCATCAACCTCGAGATCAAGACGCTGTTCATGGCGACCACCATCGGCATCTCACTGCCGTTCGACCTGATGGTGTTCGCGCTCATCTACACCATGTTGAAGGGGAAGATACGCTTCAAGACCCCCTTCCTGTTCGCCTTCGGCGGCCTCGTGCTGTTCATCCTCGGTGGCATCACCGGGGTGTTCCTCGGGGCGGTCGTGCTCGACTACTCGTTCCGTGGCACCTACTGGGTCGTCGCGCACTTCCACTACGTCATGGTCGGCGGGGTGACCGGGCTCATCGGTGGGCTCTACTACTGGTTCCCCAAGATGACCGGCCGGATGTACGACGAGTTCCTCGGGAAGGTGAACTTCGCGCTGTACTTCATCGGGTTCAACCTGCTCTACTTCCCGATGTTCATCGCCTGGGAGACCCCGCGGCGCGTGTTCAACTACGCGCCCGGCCTGACCGGCTGGCACCAGGTGGCGACCATCGGCGGGTTCATCCTCGGCGCGTCGTTCCT from Haloarchaeobius sp. HME9146 harbors:
- the coxB gene encoding cytochrome c oxidase subunit II, with protein sequence MYGGIVLQAGGSDSFVPRGSRAEIFSQIFDVFVALGALVGVVVLSYMLYNAYKYRDHEDRSDEDEYDRPVLGEIPTGGGHGRKLLLSFSLSAVIVVSLVLWTYGALLYVEQGAAAAQPTPDTAETMTIEVTGYQYGWKFTYPNGERVDGTLRVPEGKEIRLKVTSEDVFHNFGIPSLHVKTDAVPGQTTVTWFGPADAGEYQAQCYELCGAGHSFMVADVIVMEQSEFDTWYENMGNESTSDSSNSSSVTQPALDVAAMEVHA
- a CDS encoding M48 family metallopeptidase, translating into MSLVVAVLVHLLFALGWYVVFQSMAERLTERPARDPLTAARLRHLRRIGYATAIGTNLLLAQAVGTAVSLQLLFDELPMVLRPVVVGAGVFVFSILPSIAAVAVAVAPYRERVRHLALSAWFVLWWFVTRAVAVTLAVTVIAAFVRTVPQGWPRVLGSLGVVLLIISLSPVVLRVGLRTRAPTPAERERVADVLPGSVRLRIVDPRTRVGCAFAAGVVPGLRYVFVTETVFDLLADDELSAVLAHEVAHHQRGHVVTRFSLAAAVILPLLVGVEFAYPELVRAVGVGLVPYAVLWIKVIRRTEFVADRDAAREVGSDAMARALETLLAHRLIFEPTGTTSRLLDVHPAVSTRIDRLESPADI
- a CDS encoding cbb3-type cytochrome c oxidase subunit I; translated protein: MSADETPDDHRAEDAVDEARPDGGHEPDGGTPVVGGESLPLDVPSGHESEDHGLPPLYSIRRWFVTTNHKDIGILYTVTALFFLIFGGVLALLMRAELWAPGADVMQANAYNQAVSAHGLIMVFWFLSPFALGFANYIVPLQIGAEDLAFPRLNAVSYWMYLASGVLMGISFFQGGTFAGGWTMYAPLNMPVYTPEVGGTTAVLALLLFVVGVTVGSVNFLTTIHRMRAEGMTLRRMPLFTWSILLTIWMMLFAFAALLAALMLLSSDRLLGTTYFATSSPNGSLLWAHLFWFFGHPEVYIVFFPALGAMAEIFQTFCGRRIVGRKWFIGAMLLVALQSFIVWMHHMFLTGINLEIKTLFMATTIGISLPFDLMVFALIYTMLKGKIRFKTPFLFAFGGLVLFILGGITGVFLGAVVLDYSFRGTYWVVAHFHYVMVGGVTGLIGGLYYWFPKMTGRMYDEFLGKVNFALYFIGFNLLYFPMFIAWETPRRVFNYAPGLTGWHQVATIGGFILGASFLVLFYNLFKSLFDGEPVDGNPWQYASTAEWTVPSPPPLENFPGTPTYADGSLKFKGVTADASSGAATADGGTAKTDGGMVAASAGSELMDTHEEHGHEESHASLWPFILGLGSLITLFGFSGMMDGAFPPGIEGGIYIGNVIVGLIIVVGACIGMARESFHGPVGPFGESWPFAGVSNMKLGVWLYLASDIVLFGAFIGAFVFSRVAYGWSDWHHLIPAEHVVLPGLINTYILLTSSFAVVLALVAAEKGSRLGVVAAMSTTFVLGVAFLVNKGLEWLHLFHIHSGAFPEGWNISTNIASTTFYVTTGLHGLHVIVGLIMALYMIARAWRGAYLDDEAPIEYFGLYWHFVDIVWLFLFPLFYIL